TTTTATCATTTGTTTATATTGTAGGATAGACCTGGTCGTTTTTGCAATTTAACCTTTCTTTTTtcaaagggttaaatatgtttttggccCCTCAAACTATATCGTCGGTTGAATTTAGTCCCTTGTCAGACAATGTTGCATTTGGGTCCCTAAAACTTTTGAATTTTCTGATTTTAGTCCTCATTGCTGCCTGAGTTGATCACGTCATTTAATTAAGCTGATGTGGAAACTTAAATTTTCAATCAAAAATTAGATGACacctatataattaatataaataaataaacaaaaatcGTAAACAATTCCTAATCTCAAATCATTAATCTCTAATCCCTCCTCCATCTTCATCTCCACCTACGCTGAAAGCCTGAAACACCCAAACCACCTCCTTCTCGTTCCCTCCTCCTCGCCACACAACAAACCATCATCACCATAACAATACCCCAACCCCTCCTTCTCGTTCCCTCCTCCTCGTCACACAACAAACCATCATACCAAACCCTCCTCCATTCTCCCCCTGGGTCACCTCCCCCCCCCCTCCAGCTCCTCCATTTTTCTCCCCCTGCATCACCTGCCCCCTCTTGTCTTCCAAAGGATAATGTGTGTGGACTGTATGGCTAAAAGCTTTCAAAATGTACAATGACGGGCAGGTCTGGGGTTATGGTACCCTTTTTAGCAGCATATTTGCTTTATCTTTGGTTATTTATTGACTTACCTCTTTTCTGACATTTCTGTTACATAAGAAATATAACTAATGAGAAGCTTGGTCAGAAAATAACAGCCTTTACTAGTAATGAAAAACCTTATGTGACACCTTGTTTACTCTAATGTAAAGGGGGTTTGCTAACTTTCTCCCACTTGTTTTTTCGAAGGAGTAAGTTAGTAATCTACGATTTTGGgattatattaataaataatttatatcttgttaacttactccttcgAGAAAACAAGAGGGTGTAAGAGGGATTGCgaacttactcccacttatcTATTAGAAGGAGTAAATTAAGTGGTGAAGCTGTTGAAAATTTGGTCATTTTTTAACCACGATGATGGCAACATACGTTGCCTACGTGACTTGCTTATTTATAGTATGTTCTAATGTTTGGAAATCTTTTTCTGCTCTAGATATTTTGTCTCAACATTGAATTGTCTGTAATGAATTTAACTTTCTTAACTTGTGTTTACAGGGAAAAGAGCTACGATTTCTCCCAGTGATCAtaaaattgatgatgatgacaacATCGATGAATATCTTGAGGGGATGTTTCCCTGATCCTAGCCTGATTAATTGCCATACCTGAAATGTGTTATCATGACACCAAAGTTCACGATAGAAAATGTTAGGCAGTGGTGGGGGTTGGGGCAAGCAAGAGAACATGCAGGTTGGTGCCTAAAATACAGGAACTTTGGTCACCATGAATGCTGTGGGCAAAATTGTTTTTGTATACCTGCTGAACCCCTCAGAATTTTCTGCATATTATAATTGTATAATATGTCAGGCGAGTTTGTTTTCTTACAGCTTTCATTGTATAGTTTCTCCTTTTGATGTCTATTATGGGAATTGCAAAGCTGAAAGATTGCTTGATGGCTCCTCTGCTCATTCTAACACAAGTACTGCAATTGTCCCTATCAGGCGCGTACCATATTCTTAGGTTTTTTAGGTGACCAAAACTGCTATCTAAGCTATATTGAAACAGGCAAACAGGTATTGGGATACAATTGCATTATAAATCAACGCATTGGTGCTACTTCTGTGCGACATGCGTCGGGTAACATGATATTCATATCCTATATTGAACACTATGGGTGTGACTTGTGAGGCAATGGTCGAACCAGAAATATATGTTAAATTGTTCTTAAATACTCATGTTCTTGTCACTTTAGTGTGCGTTTGGTGGGGTAGGATAACTAGATATGATATGACATTGTAATGATATAGTGTTGtaatatgttgtttgttgcagttgtaaaaaaaatacttattttCTAAGATCTTGTTAAAAATGGTGTTTGACCAAACTTTGgcttaaaagttaaaaagaagGTAAGTCAAGCACTACCTAAAACAGGATAATATAATCTTATACGATATATTATCATGTCTACATGTGTAGAGGTTATCCTAAGTGAGAGGCTTGGTTAGAATCCAATTGCGTGTTACATTTTCACCGTCGCTATGACTTAGATTTTAatgtttatattttatataagaacttgtatttatagtaaaatataaattttatttatttattgattattaattattgttgataagttaaaattatttagttactataaatttaaaatttaaatatagaatattttttaaaaagtaaatagatttaataatatttttaaaatttaattattcttATTGTTTACCACTTGCCATTACTAAATTAAAACCATGGGGATGAAAATGATGAATTTtgtgggtttttattttttaatgatgaTGAATATGATGAAGTTGATGGAAGAAGGGGTGAAAATGATGGGTTTTCAGGGTTTCTATATTCtaaaatttcattaattttaaaattattaattatatatgtgtaatttaaaatttaattaaaaataattgaacaATGCCACGTTAGCCCTAGTCTGCCCTCTAGTGACCTTGCTTAGTGCAAGGGTATATTGCTGTAAATTTTCCAACAAGGGACGAAAGTGAAATCCAATGCCCAACATCATGACTAATTTGACAATTAAGCTAAGAATAATTCATACTAATATAAAAAAGTTCAATATAATGCTAGAATAACTTTGGTaccaatattattttttatttctcaattttatttGTATGAAGAGTAAACATAAAATagctaataatattttattatttttttatacttaatttatttattaagtaaatttattaatttacttcCGTTCAACCTTTGATCATTTTTGCTACTTGAGACAACGCAGTATCGGAGGAGCCACCAGGTGACAAAGCTTTTTCAGCGCTATGCTtgatctctttcactttctcCATCATGACACTACTCCTCCCGTCACGCAACTGAATAACTTCTCTCACCATGCACGCGATCTCTTCCCTCCCTACCACCTTCTTCGTGGGCAAAACCTTTGTACGCACTGCCACACCCAGCTCCTCCGTAAGCATTGTCGCGTTCATCTTCTGCTCTGCGTACAATGGCCATGCGATCAAAGGCACGCCACTCGTGATGCTCTCCAGTGTCGAACCCCATCCGCAGTGCGACAAGAACCCACCAACCGAAGAGTGCCTCAACACCATTACCTGTGGGGCCCATTGTGGGACCAACAACCCCACTTCCCGAGTCCTCTCAAAAAACCCTTCTGGCAACACACCATCCCAATCATAACTACTTCCCCCCGTTGTGAAATATGCTGCGTTTGTAACTCCTTCTGAGGGTGTGCGCACCACCCAAACAAACCTCTGCTTGCTCATCTCCAAACCAAAAGCTATCTCTCGCATCTGCTCATACGACACTGTACCTCCACTTCCGAATGACACGTAAACCACTGACTCCCTTGGCTGTTTGTCCAGCCACTGCAAAACCGAACTCGTTTCCAAAACGGGTTCCCTCACAATGGGTCCCACCGCGTACACTGGGACCTTGAGGACCTGACCCATTAAGTCATTGTCCCTCAATGCCTTGAGGTCTCTAGGCTGAAGCTCCTCCCAAGTATTGACCAAAACCGCATCGCTTCTTGTGATTCCGTTCCCTATGGATAGATACTCTTTGTACTGCATGTCGTTGCGGTCCAACATCGAGTCAAGGATGTCTTCTAGTCGAACCGGGCTGGACCCTGGGATTTGAAGCGGTTCTCCATGATCAACATATGATCCTTCGATAAGCTTGTCCAGCACAGGGGAATATACAACCAATGACAGGAACCAAGCGTGTGAGGCCACATAGAAGAATTTCGGTATATTGAGTTCTGCAGCGAGCGGCAAGGAATCTGTCCCAAAAAGATCGACAATGAAAGCGGAGGGACGGAGAGGCATGTTCAAGAGCGCTGATCGGATGGCAGGCACAGTAGCACGCATTGCCAGACAGAGGCGAGTGAAGACAACAACTTCAGTAGTGAGGGTGGGAAGGTCCGGCACTGGTATCTCAATGACATCGCAGGAGGATGATCTGAGGACCTCACGTTCAGCTTCAGAGGTTTGGGTTGTGACGGCAAGGATGGTGGCTTTGAAGTTGTGGTGAAGGAGGAAGCGCTTGGCGAGCTCGATAACGGGGATGAGGTGGCCCAAACCAGGACTGGAAAGAAGAACTACGTGTGGTTGGACTTTATTTTGCATATCATCCTCCATTGTGTGGGAGAAGGAAGGAGATCGAAATACTACGTATGGCTTCCAGACTCTCTAGACAATGTAGTATTTGTTGAGAATAAAATATATTAGTTTGGAAGAAAATCTCAGTAATTGCAGAGGATTGATTCATGGAATCAAATCATAATAACCACCATGAATTCTCTTAATATCCCTTCCATATATACATTATTACCGTTGCCATGCATGTAATTAATGTAATGCTAATGCTATATATGTATATTATTTTCTGATTGAATCTAGACAAGATACATAACCAGCATTCTTCAACACAACACTTAGTCCCTTTCTCTCTTACGTCCCTTTTTCTATTTCTAATGGCTTATTGATTactctcactctcacataaaaaaatttcttgtCACTAAAAGTCTAGAATCGATCCGTGGAACCCCTCTATCCAACTCATATGCCCCCAGcacctaccacttgagctatccaaCGGGGACatatacaccctccggtcactattataaggaAAAGTTAGTTTTgtaggttcattcaataaatgatgtatgtgaccattttaatgactacatacatcatttattgaataaaCCTAAAAagctaacttttgcttataatagtggcCGGAGggtgtatatatataaaactaaaagataaaaaaatataattagttaaacttttatttatagataactattttatgttattaattttatttaacttgtttttttgttacaagaggaaaaaaaaaatatttaactttAATCATAAACTTTTTGGTTtcttataaaaattaataacttATTGTGTATTAatttagagcaactccaacgctgggcTCTTAGcccagctggagttgctaagagCCGGCTCTTATTTTTTTCCTCCATTGGAGAGTGCTGAGTTGGCAGGAAGAAgcccttagagcatctccaacgctGGGCTCTTAGCCCAGCTGGAGGGCTTAAGAGTCGGCTCTTGTTTTTTGCCAGCGTTGGAGTTGGCCTTGAGGCTCTTAGCTACAGTGCAGGGTCTCTTGTGCAAGAGCCCCTGCTTTATGGGCTCttagattaaaaaattaatattttctctcacttgctTCAACGGATTTCAGAGGGAAAGGAAACAGAATGAACATCAACATAACATGAACCACGATTCCAGAAATTTTATTCaacaataaataattataaaattataatgaaATGTTCAGAAGATTAACAAATTTATTGACTACATAAGATGAATTTTTATacatagaaaaaagaaaaataaaaaaaacacagaAGCTGAAAGGGTGTGATCTTGACTGTGTGGAAGAACAGGAGCTCCGATCCGGTCGTTTTGGCTCCGATCTAGAAGGGAAATGAGAGAAATACGATAGAAGAGTAAAGGAACTGACGAAGATCAACAAAAACTGCTTGCATGTGTGAAAAGGAAGCTCTTTTCCGACTTTTAAGGCCTTGAGCGTATGAAAGAGGGGCGGTGGCGGCTGGATCGTGGCCGGAGTGTGGCGGTTTGGGAGCGTTGGGCCCGGAGCGTAGCGGGTTGGTGGCGGTTTGTGGTATTGGCTGGAGAGAACGTGTGGGAGAgcgagaagaggaggaagagacaGTAAGTgggtgaggaagaggaagaggaggaagagagaaagagtggaTGATCGAACAAGGGTTTTGGGGGGCGAATCGTATgttcggtggtggtggtggttgtttggtggcggtggtgaccTATTGGGAAAGGTTCAGAAGATGAGAGAAGGAGGGAGAGGACGGCTAGGGTTTTGAGTGAAGAGGAGGTGAGGTTTGGCTTTTATAGGGGGTGACCAGCAGAGCAAGTCATCCAGCCGTTGGAGCCCCTGGTTGACCGGCTGGAGCAGGTTTTGTGGCCATTTGGGCTTTTTTTGACCGGCATGGCCGGTTTTTTCCTCTTTGGACTCCTTTAATtagcccaattttttttttttttgaacttttagcccaaacattaatatttaattatagtattaagaaattaaaaggaaatagttaaatttaattattgtttaaatttatttatagtattgctttagtattaaattttaaatctaaattggatgaaaataaatattataaattaatgttgtatggtgggacaggGTGGGACCCttgtaatagtaatttaagagccatgcattggagcaaaatctgcttcaggctCTTAGCAGGCTCTTAAGTCTGACGTGGCACATGAATAGTgcagaatagtgctgaatagtgtatAAGAGCTCAGATAAGAGCCCAAggcattggagttgctcttagctACAGTGCAGAGGCTCTTGCGCAAGAGCCTTTGCTTTTTGGGCTCTtagttaaaatattttttttttctttcacttgTTCATCAACTGATGTTAGAGGGAAGGAACTGAATGCTAAATCAACAACAGAATGGGAAGAAGCACCATTAAtagaaacaaaatcaaaactttatgaataaaaattcaaactttacataaaaaaatcaaactttacaacaaaaattcaaaattttacaATAAATAATCAAACTTTTACACTGCACATTGAtatttacattaaaaaaattcatcatcAGATCGTTGCATGTCCGATCCATGTGCTTGTTGACTCCGATTTGGTGAAAAAATCGTTGCTTGGGGGCGTTGGGGTAGGGTTGGGTCCAGTTTGAAGCTTTGGTGGCGGTTGGGGGGCGAAAATGGTGGAGGGGGcaagaggagaggaagaggaagaatagggtttgaagaagaccagaagaagaggaaaaaatcAGAGGAAGAGaagcggaagaagatgaagaatcagagagaaagagagaggagcgGCTAGGTTAAAATGTGAGGAAGGGAGAAGAAATGAGGTTTATATATGGGGTGACCTGCTAAGCTGGTCATCAAGCCGTTGTGGACCGGCTGGAGCCGGTTTTTTCCCGTTAGGGCTTGAGTTGACCGGTTTACCCGGTCATTCTCACTTTCAGtccaattgatttttttttttttactttcagcccaatgttttttttactttcagcccaaacattaatatttaattgtagtattaaggaaattaaaaggaaataattaaatttagttATAGTattgatttaatattaaattttaaatctaaattgggtgaaagtaaaatattataaattaatgttgtatggtgggacacgggtgagacccttgtaatagtaatttaagagcccatgggttggagtaaaatttGCTTCAGgctcttaagtctgatgtggcagtacgggcccacatgaatagtgcagAATAGTGTTTAAGAGCCCTTTAGCATTGGAGGTGCAAGTGGGTCTTTCATAGATGAAAGACCATCTTTTATTGCAGAATATTACATATTTAcccttaaattaattttaaaacccAATTATGTCATAGCTGGTATCTTCGTCTTTTACCAATATACCCTCTTCTTCACCAATGGACCCTAACACCAAGCACCACCTATTACCACTAACACAACCGTCGCCGTCACTGCCTCTAGCCACCACCGTCACCCACCACAGTAGCCACCATCGTGCACCACCTCTGCCACCAAACCACAATATGCACAATGATCCAAGTCCAACAAAATCAAATCCCAAATATAAAACTTTCCTGCAACACCCAAATCAAGAAATGCATCCAACGAAATCAACAGAAAAAATCCACCACTGCACAACTCAAATTACTTGTTTCTTTCAATGAAATCCCAAGCATCTCACACCATTCATAACATTGAAGAGAATAAAATGAAAAGGGGGAAGTCGATTTCTGAAAGTGGTGCTCGTGTTGCTCTTAGAGTGTGTTTGTTGGGTTGCTGAAAGTGGTGCCTTGGATAGAGGATGAAGAGAACTGGGAGATGAGCTTGATCTCTGGTAGAAGGCTCATGGGCTTATAGATATTGGGCTAAAATATAGTTTCATACCATatctcttttattattattgttttatgattccagctttttattatatttcatgttctagagtattctattactTAGGATGGTGCCACATGTAAGATCACTTTTCATTCCTTAAGTAAGTTAGTTACTATAAATTGTATTGCTTCCATTATGAAAGGTTAACAAGAAAATTGACaaacttttattttatcttcttttcttagttttcttttggttttcttCCTTTGATTTTGCTTGGTAGAGTTTCTCTCTACCAATTTGGTGCTTTCATCATTCTGTACTCATGCCTCTACCAACAAATCTGTATCAGCAAGCTCTGCTTCACTCGGATTTGATACATGATCCAACCATGATTTCACTGTGGCTTTCTAACATGAACAACAAGTTTTATGGGCACACTACTACTGATTCTGGGTTCAATGATACAGTTACAAATTACCCACATATTCCGCCTCAACCCCCACCACCCACACACCCATCACCATCTTCCACCTACTACCCACCACATCAACCCTCTTTTGCATACGCACAACATGCATCCCACCAATACCAACAAATTACTCATACACATCACCCACACCCAGATATGTCTTTCTACCATTCAAAACACCCAGCTTATTACTCACCGCCACAACTCCCACCAACCCCATATTATTACCCAAACCATAACCCACATATTTCACGAGTTCAGACGCACAAGACCAAGGATAGCTCAGAACTTCCCTCATTCGATGGAGCAAACCCAAGTTCTTGGCTATTGGAGGTTGGATTATACTTCCTTCAGAATCCCTACCCATGGGAAACCCGTTTCCAGCTGCTTGCTCAGTGCATGAGAGGACAAGCTTTAACATGGTTTGAGATAGTGCATGATCAGATTGACTCATGGGAGAAATTTAGGGATGATTTCAAGTGGCAATTTATAACAAACAGTGTTGTCTTCAACAGTGGAAACAACCGATCAAAGAAATCTGCTGCAAAGCCATTTACGAATTTGTTCCACTATGCAAACTCGGTTCCAACTTCAAGCAGAGCTGAAAAATCTCACAACTCTGGGTTTCAAACCACATCAGAGGTTGCATTTTCCACCACATCTGACCAAGCTATTCCTCAGCGTGTTGCTTTGTGCAGTGGGACTCTACAGACACCTGATTCTCTCTCCGAATCTGTGGACATTTCCCAAGATGATCCTCAAATTAAATCTGCACTCGTTACATCCCCAGATTTGGTTATGGAGAAGTCTAAGGTTATCTCTGCTCCAACCTTTACCCAGGTTCTTTCCATCCCGTCCCAGCTTAGGTCTGATACTATTTTCCCTATATTAGACACTGTTTCACAAACTGCACCCCAACTGCTTGATCAAATGCATGAGAAAGAAtctgaaaagaaaaatgttGTTGCTAATTCCGAAAATCATGTGATGACTGAGTTACGTGAAATGGATAACAAACTATTTGATCCTGGTATTTTCAATGCTACTTTCACTCTACCGGATGATGACCTCTCTCAGTGCGTTCTTGGAAATTCACAAGTGGTTAAATCTCGACGCGGCAAGGATCTCTTGCTCCAAAAGGAGGTGGAAGCACTCTCTACAGCTAGATCAGAGGACGAAAACAATGATGACTCTAGCCAGATTTCAATGTTGATAAATTCGTTCCCTGACTCTCGAGTTCAATCTGAACACTTTCTCGTCCAGGACAAAAATTCCTACTATGTGGTTCTGGCAGTGACTAAACATCAAGAAAAATCTATGAAGTCTTCTAATCAGATGATTGATAAGGGCCTTGAAATTGCATCCTTAGTGGATTCTCACCTGGATTCATCTGCGCAGTTGGTTCATTTTGGGTATGAGGATATACCAATGGATAAGACTAAGGGTAGGTCCTACAAGGTTTCTGACCAGGTGATATCTAATTCAATTCCTAATACACACAACCTGTTTGAGAAAATGCCAAAAAGAGGGAATGCACAGACACACATTGATCACAACATAGCAGACCTGCTTATGGAATTACCCTTTACTAGTTTTCTTTGGTGGCAATTTCCTCACTTTATGCAATTAGACCCTCACTGTGAAGCTCTAATATCTGGATTACTTGAGCTATCCATACTACAGTTTGATCCTGGAATTCTTGTTGCAAGGTTTATTTTCTCACTACCTATGCCTCAAATACTTGGTTTAATTCAGAAATTGTTTGATCCGGAGATTACTTTGATAACATGTGGTTCTATCTCTAATTGGCTTGATTATCCTACGTTGTACTTGACCCTGCACATGGGAGACTTTGCATGCTCCCGTTCACACACACTTGAGTTCATGGAGCTTAAGTTTGGTCTGTCTGATGCTGATTCTTCTGTCCAACATGGACTATCTAACTCTACATTTGATCCTGGTATATTGAATGCTCCTTATTTTCAAGCCTGTGGCCACTATGCAATGCTTCATTATTTGCCAACCCCAATTCAAAGGCTTTCTCTACTAGCCAAGAGTGAATCTAATGGTATAGTCCCTAAATTGAACTCTGAAGCAAAAGCTGAGCAGGAAACAACTCAGAAGGCTGATTTTGTTGTGGAACCTATGTTGGTGGAAGAACTTTCTACTAGCTATGAGATACTTTCAACAAAGGTTTCTCTCTTACCTTGTGCACAAAGCTCAATTGAGGAATTATACAATACTGGTATTCTTGTTCATGGGTTGTTTGCATCATTGCTGATAGCTCCTAAGTTCACAGAATTCATCCCAACATTGGAATTGATTCTGGAAGTGTTTGATCCTGATGTCTCAATGTTTGAGAAGTATCCTAAAATTGATTTTCATTTTAACTCACTATTCACGCATCTACACCTGGATGAAGCTATACAATTGTTGTTGGCCTATGGTGACTTCTTTAAACATGATATGGGAGATTTATCAAGTTACCTGAGACAAGATCAATTGGTTTATGAAATTCAGCATGCACCTTGTATTACCCAATACCTTCACTGGTATATGAGGCAAGCATATTCTGACCCTATGTTATATGTTTTTGTTGCTGGTGGACTGCACCCTATAGAGGACATAGTGCTCTGGCATAGCACAATATTAAAGGAGTTAAGTGCGATAGCAGTGGAGACTAGAAAGATACAACAATTGGCATCCTTCATTGATTTGTATGGTCCAATTCTGCTGCCATTTGATCCAGGGATATTAGCTACATTAGATAGAACTGACAGTATTTTTTTCTGCTCTTTGTTTCACACAAAGTGCTACTCTCAGCAATGTCATCTCAACTCTTTTGCTACTGATCGTGCACACTTCTACAAGACTCGTGGATTACCTTTGATTATCCGAGATTTCCCCCACAAACATGACCCACCTGATCTTCTCCCTTGCCAATCACAGTTGGGTCACAACTTCTCTTCACATGAAGCATTGATTGAGCGATGGACCGCACTTGGGCTTTCCTTTTTGCATCAGCTCCTTGCAAATGGCCTGCACTATAAACTTGCTTCAACACACTTATGCAAGTTCCGCCAGTTGACCTTCATTAGGTGTTTCTATTGCAACAAACAGGAGACTGCAGAACCTTCCTCACTAACATACAGAACATATTGGGGAGACAACTGCTATTCACGTGGCTCACTTATGGAGCACTGGACCTATCTCCTTGGGTTCCTCGTTGACCGTTGGGATGCATCACCTGAACTATCTGTTACTTCTCAATTGAACCATGGCATTGTTTTCCCCTGGGACATGGTTCACCATATTACTTGTGTTGCTCTATCGCTATACCATGCTCCCTTAAGTCCCCCATTCAGCATGCTGGccatttcttttatatttagcCAAGTTGATGGTTCTCTTCTGACATGGATTCTACACATTGCTTGGTTACACTTGTGTTGGATATTGGGTCAGCTCGTTtggattcatttttttttccaacccatccttgaggacaaggatgCTCTTTGAGGGGATGGTAATGGTAGAAGGCTCATGGGCTTATAGATATTGGGCTAAAATATAGTTTCATACCATatctcttttattattattgttttatgattCCAGCCTTTTATTATATTTCATgttctagagtattctattactTAGGATGGTGCCACATGTAAGGTCACTTTTCATTCCTTAAGTAAGTTAGTTACTATAAATTGTATTGCTTCCATTATGAAAGGTTAACAAGAAAATTGACaaacttttattttatcttcttttcttagttttcttttgattttcttcctttgatttTCTCTACCAAGCAAAATCAAAGGaagaaaaccaaaagaaaactaagaaaagaagataaaataaaagtttGTCAATTTTCTTGTTAACCTTTCATAATGGAAGCAATACAATTTATAGTAACTAACTTACTTAAGGAATGAAAAGTGACCTTACATGTGGCACCATCCTAagtaatagaatactctagaacATGAAATATAATAAAAGGCTGGaatcataaaacaataataataaaagagatATGGTATGAAACTATATTTTAGCCCAATATCTATAAGCCCATGAGCCTTCTACCAATCTCTTTCCTG
This portion of the Lotus japonicus ecotype B-129 chromosome 3, LjGifu_v1.2 genome encodes:
- the LOC130743493 gene encoding anthocyanidin 3-O-glucosyltransferase 5-like; amino-acid sequence: MEDDMQNKVQPHVVLLSSPGLGHLIPVIELAKRFLLHHNFKATILAVTTQTSEAEREVLRSSSCDVIEIPVPDLPTLTTEVVVFTRLCLAMRATVPAIRSALLNMPLRPSAFIVDLFGTDSLPLAAELNIPKFFYVASHAWFLSLVVYSPVLDKLIEGSYVDHGEPLQIPGSSPVRLEDILDSMLDRNDMQYKEYLSIGNGITRSDAVLVNTWEELQPRDLKALRDNDLMGQVLKVPVYAVGPIVREPVLETSSVLQWLDKQPRESVVYVSFGSGGTVSYEQMREIAFGLEMSKQRFVWVVRTPSEGVTNAAYFTTGGSSYDWDGVLPEGFFERTREVGLLVPQWAPQVMVLRHSSVGGFLSHCGWGSTLESITSGVPLIAWPLYAEQKMNATMLTEELGVAVRTKVLPTKKVVGREEIACMVREVIQLRDGRSSVMMEKVKEIKHSAEKALSPGGSSDTALSQVAKMIKG